Below is a window of Sporosarcina ureae DNA.
TGTTACTTGTGATCATTATGGGAACGCTAGCATTTATTATGTTCCTGCATAGTATGACGTTCATTTCTCCTGTTGAAACAAGCGTGCTTTCCTGCTTCGAGCCACTGACAGCAGCTATCGTCTCCGTACTATGGCTTGGCCAAACGATGGGTGTCTGGCAAATTAGTGGCGCAGCGGTCATGCTCGTCGGAGTCGTCTGGCTATCAGTCGGTGGTAATCGCAAGAAGAAAACCGCTCCACCGCCTGAAGCCTATCAGGAGTATGACCATAGCGAAGTGTAGGTCTTCGTCTGTACACGTAGTCATTTCATATGACATAATGAATGGAATGACAGCGAGTAAGAGGTGACCTATATGAAGACAGTTTTCCGTTACGCACTTCCTTATAAATGGCCGATGTTCATTGCTATTGTACTAATGTTACTCGAACTATCGGTCGAATTAATTCAGCCATTGCTAATTGGTCGAATTATAGATGATGGAATTATGAAAGAAGACTTGAACACTGTTCTAGTGTGGGGAAGTGTCATGATGGCTTTAGCTTTCTTGGCGCTTATTACAGGTGTTGTCAATTCTTATTTCGCAGCGCATGCGGCACAAAGCTTTGGTTATGATCTAAGACAGGCTTTGTTTCAGCGTGTTCAAACGTTTTCGTTGGCAGCATTTTTGCGCTTTCCGACGTCAAGTCTTATTACACGTCTGACAAGTGACGTGACGCTTGCACAAAACGCACTCTTTATGGGATTGCGTATTATGGCCCGCGCGCCGTTGATGGTAATCGGAAGCTTAATTATGGCATTCGTTGTCAGTCCTAGGCTCGCGATATTTCTACTGATTGGTGCGCCATTCTTAGCTGTGTTTCTTATTATCATGGCACGAAAAGGCGTCCGTTTATTCGGCTTGGTTCAGCGTCGTTTAGATGGAGTAAATCAACTCGTGCAAGAAAATCTACAAGCGGTTCGTCTCATTAAAGCCTATTTGCGAGGTGTTTTTGAAACGAACCGTTTTTCAAAAGCAGCCGGCGCACTGAAGAAAGATAGTGTCCGCGCCATGCGATTGATGGAACTGATTTTGCCTGTCTTGTTGTTTATCATGAACGTTAGCTTTATGGCAGTACTTTGGTTCGGTGCAGATGAAGTTCGTAATTCAGGAATGCCTGTCGGAGACGTCGTAGCGGTCGTTAACTACACGATGCGTATGACCAGTGCATTTTCAATGTTTTCCTTTTTAATTGTAATCTTCTCCCGTGCAAAAGCATCTTCCGAACGAATGGAAGAATTGCTAGTGGCTGACGATGAACTTGAACAGCTTGAGATTGGCGACAATCGTCCACGAGGTGCAGCGTCTGTCCGTTTTGAACATGTATCCTTCCGCTATCCAGGAACTACGGAAGACGTGCTGAAAGACGTATCGTTTGAAGTTCCAGCGGGCGGAAAGCTTGTCATCATGGGCGCTACTGGATCAGGTAAATCTACGATGCTTCAATTATTACCGCGTATGTTCACAGTTACTGAAGGTGCTGTGTGGATTGACGGCAAGTACATAGAAGAATGGCCGCTTGACACGTTGCGTAATTTGATCGGCTATGTGCCCCAGCAATCGATGCTGTTTACTGGCTCCATAGCAGAAAATTTATCATGGGGTAAACCGGATGCCACAGCGAATGAAATTGAAGAGGCTGCTAAAAAGGCACAAATTCATTCATCGATCATGCACTTTTCAGAAGGGTATGAAACACGTGTTGGACAACGTGGAGTCAATTTATCAGGCGGTCAGAAGCAGCGCCTATCCATTGCACGCGCATTGATCCGTAAGCCATCCTTATTGATTTTAGATGACAGCACAAGTGCACTCGACGTTAAAACAGAGTCGGCACTGTGGGAAGCCTTGCGTGAAGAAGATACGACGATGTTCATCGTCACCCAAAAGATTCAAACTGCTCAAATAGCTGATGCGATTTTATTATTGTCAGATGGCAAAATAGCTGGCTATGGCACACATGAAGAACTATTAGAGACTTCCTCGTTCTACCGAGAGATTGCAGAATCGCAACAGAATGGGGGAGTGGCATGATGCGAAAACCATTTGGCTATGAACCTATTATTCAAAAAAACGATTTATCAAAAGTACAGCGTAAAAAAGTTCAGAAGGCGGGTAATTGGAAATCCGTTCTCACGCGTATTTGGCAGTTGATTGACCAACAACGTAGTTTACTCCTCACTGTACTGGCACTCGTTTTTGTTAGTTCCGGACTTGCGCTACTTGGTCCGTTGATGATCGGAAATATTATCGACCATTTCATCATTCCGAAAGAAGTGGACGGGCTAAGCCTACAGATTGGTTTATTGTTACTTGTCTATGCGGGCTTCTCTTTGTCTACGTATTTTCAAAACTACTGGATGGTCGGCATCGCGCAGCAAACGGTGTATCGTATGCGCACGCAATTATTTGGTCATCTACAGAAGTTGCCCATCCGTTTCTTTGATAAACGACAACACGGTGAACTAATGAGTCGCGTGACGAACGACATTGAGAACGTTAGCCAAACATTGAATTCTTCATTGATCCAAGTGTTTTCCAGTGTACTGACACTAGTGGGTACAGTATCGATTATGCTCTATCTCAGTCCTTTATTAACGTTACTGACGATGATTATTGTTCCGTTAATGTTTTTTGCGATGCGATGGATCACTCGGCGGACAAGCATTCTATTTAAAGAACAGCAACGCGCAATCGGTGAATTAAACGGCATGATTGAAGAAACTGTCTCGGGCCAACGAGTCGTCAAGGCGTTTTCGCAGGAACAGAACGTCATGGAAGAGTTCGCACAGAAAAGCGAGCATCTTCGAACGGCAGGCTTCTGGGCTCAGACGTATTCAGGTTTCATTCCGAAAGTCATGAACACGCTCAATAATATGTCATTTGCAATAGTCGCAGGAGTCGGGGGACTGCTAGCGGTGACAGGATCTGGCGGTGTAACGGTCGGGACGATTGTTATATTCAGTGAGTATGCAAGACAATTTACGCGACCTCTGAACGATCTTGCCAATCAATTTAACACGGTACTCTCCGCTATCGCGGGAGCAGAGCGAGTGTTTGCGATCATGGATGAACCGGTCGAAAAAGATGAAGCAACTCAACAGACCGAAACATTACACGGTGATGTCGAATTTCGTGATGTGACATTCGGTTACGAAGAGGAAGCGATCATCAAAAACCTTAGTTTCCACGTTCAATCAGGTGAAACAGCAGCCTTCGTTGGAGCGACAGGAGCAGGCAAGACCACTATTATGCAACTGCTATCCCGTTTTTATGAAGCGGATAGTGGGCAAATCTTACTCGACGGCATCCCGATCAACGAACTACCGCGCCAAACTGTGCGTAGTCAAATGGCTTTCGTCCTGCAAGATCCGTTTTTATTTGAAGCGACCGTGCGCGAAAATATTCGTTATGGCCGACTTGACGCAACGGATGAAGAGGTGGAAGAGGCCGCTAGAAAAGCCAATGCCCATAGCTTCATCAACAAGTTATCGATGGGCTATGATACGGTGCTGACAGCGGGTGGCGAAGAGATTTCACAAGGTCAAAAGCAGCTGCTATCCATCGCCCGCGCATTAGTGGCGGATCCGACGTTGCTGTTGCTGGACGAGGCAACAAGTAGTATCGATACCGTGACGGAGCTAGCAATTCAAGAAGCGCTCGAGCGCCTGATAGAAGGAAGAACCAGTTTCGTCATCGCCCATCGTCTGAACACGATCAAGCAAGCAGACAAAATCTTTGTACTCGCAGATGGTGAGCTACTTGAGTCAGGCAGTCACGAAGAACTATTGGAACGTAGAGGCGTGTTTTATGGGATGTTGAATCATGATTGATGAGTGAAATGAAGTGAGGGAAGCTGCTCAAGTCGAGCCTATGGGAAAGCGTCCGCCTGGAACGCAGATCAACGTTGCTTTCACCCTCACCCAACTGTCTAATTCCAAACAAAAACAAGCCATCTATCCAATGCCGGATAAATGGCTTGTTCCATGTTATTACTTCTTATCATCAATATTTAGGGACTTGTCGTCTGTAAAGTCTACATCCAACTTAAACTCATCATAATCATCAAGACCATACCACTGCAGAATGCGATCAATCGCTTCTTCTTTTGTAGTGCCACTATCAATCAAAATCTCCATAAACATCTTATGCATATCGTCAATTGCTTCATTACCTTCGAGATCAACTTCTTGGAATTCGTTGACATACTCTGCATCGCCAGGCTTTACATCCTCATAATCGGTTTCGATTTTCTTATCATCTTTCTTGATCGTCAAATCGAAATCTGTGAAGCCGTATCCGTCGCCTGTATTCATCGTACTGCCTTCACTTTCACCTTCAATACTTACCGCATCATCGTTGTTCGGTGCTTCGTCTTTTGACGCGCAACCGCCTAGAAGTAAAATAGATGAAACCCCTGCAATGGATAACATTCGCATTAATGACATAAGCGCCACACTTTCTAAAGTGTATACTACTTATATTATCACCTAAAAAGAGGGATCTTAAACCCGAACTGCTTTATTTAGGGGCTGTGAAAGCAGAGTAAAGATACAATTAGTGATATTTGCGCTCTGAAATCGAACCAAGCATCTGTCGAATCGGTAAAACTTGTCCGCTTGGTAGTCGAACTTTCCCGTGGTAATAACCGACATATTGATTGATCGACATCTTCCGTACGAGATAATGATCAAGTGTGGAGCTGTGGAAAAATGGTTTGAATGTCAATTGAATGTCATCTGAAAACTTTGTTTGGATCTTCCAAGTACTTTTCGGATTTTCTTTATCGCTCTCAAATAATACATCCTCGTGAATCTTATGCATTGTGCCTTCCACGAAGACAGCGTTTTCTGTTAATCCGGTACCATCTGTCCAACTACCACCAAAATTTAATCCAACACGTTTGCCGCTTGTACGCTGCGAGGCCATTGCCCACTCCCAATTCGTTCGGGTATTCCACACACCACGACCATAATCATAAACGGCGAAACTGTAATACGGATTGAAGTCATAGCGACGATCGCCAATGCGTACATATCCACCGGTCGGCATAATTGAATGTTTAGAAGTGAAATGGAACGAGTCACGGTTTTTCGGAATCACTACATTCAATGACTCGTCCTTCTCCGGATGAATAATATGCAAATCCGCGTGTAATACTTCATTGTCGAAATCAGGGATAAGGACAGATAAATGTGTTTCACCTTGCATGTGAACAAG
It encodes the following:
- a CDS encoding ABC transporter ATP-binding protein, with the protein product MMRKPFGYEPIIQKNDLSKVQRKKVQKAGNWKSVLTRIWQLIDQQRSLLLTVLALVFVSSGLALLGPLMIGNIIDHFIIPKEVDGLSLQIGLLLLVYAGFSLSTYFQNYWMVGIAQQTVYRMRTQLFGHLQKLPIRFFDKRQHGELMSRVTNDIENVSQTLNSSLIQVFSSVLTLVGTVSIMLYLSPLLTLLTMIIVPLMFFAMRWITRRTSILFKEQQRAIGELNGMIEETVSGQRVVKAFSQEQNVMEEFAQKSEHLRTAGFWAQTYSGFIPKVMNTLNNMSFAIVAGVGGLLAVTGSGGVTVGTIVIFSEYARQFTRPLNDLANQFNTVLSAIAGAERVFAIMDEPVEKDEATQQTETLHGDVEFRDVTFGYEEEAIIKNLSFHVQSGETAAFVGATGAGKTTIMQLLSRFYEADSGQILLDGIPINELPRQTVRSQMAFVLQDPFLFEATVRENIRYGRLDATDEEVEEAARKANAHSFINKLSMGYDTVLTAGGEEISQGQKQLLSIARALVADPTLLLLDEATSSIDTVTELAIQEALERLIEGRTSFVIAHRLNTIKQADKIFVLADGELLESGSHEELLERRGVFYGMLNHD
- a CDS encoding YusW family protein; translated protein: MSLMRMLSIAGVSSILLLGGCASKDEAPNNDDAVSIEGESEGSTMNTGDGYGFTDFDLTIKKDDKKIETDYEDVKPGDAEYVNEFQEVDLEGNEAIDDMHKMFMEILIDSGTTKEEAIDRILQWYGLDDYDEFKLDVDFTDDKSLNIDDKK
- a CDS encoding DUF2804 domain-containing protein — translated: MQHEEKELDETVPLCNSKGLLNPESIGYARSPLVRSNLKGQFMKKKRWNHWCVYGEDLLLSASIVHLDHKAICLIYILNYETQRFYEKHVTLPFARRVKMPEEALESIKFVHDDITVQLVHMQGETHLSVLIPDFDNEVLHADLHIIHPEKDESLNVVIPKNRDSFHFTSKHSIMPTGGYVRIGDRRYDFNPYYSFAVYDYGRGVWNTRTNWEWAMASQRTSGKRVGLNFGGSWTDGTGLTENAVFVEGTMHKIHEDVLFESDKENPKSTWKIQTKFSDDIQLTFKPFFHSSTLDHYLVRKMSINQYVGYYHGKVRLPSGQVLPIRQMLGSISERKYH
- a CDS encoding ABC transporter ATP-binding protein gives rise to the protein MKTVFRYALPYKWPMFIAIVLMLLELSVELIQPLLIGRIIDDGIMKEDLNTVLVWGSVMMALAFLALITGVVNSYFAAHAAQSFGYDLRQALFQRVQTFSLAAFLRFPTSSLITRLTSDVTLAQNALFMGLRIMARAPLMVIGSLIMAFVVSPRLAIFLLIGAPFLAVFLIIMARKGVRLFGLVQRRLDGVNQLVQENLQAVRLIKAYLRGVFETNRFSKAAGALKKDSVRAMRLMELILPVLLFIMNVSFMAVLWFGADEVRNSGMPVGDVVAVVNYTMRMTSAFSMFSFLIVIFSRAKASSERMEELLVADDELEQLEIGDNRPRGAASVRFEHVSFRYPGTTEDVLKDVSFEVPAGGKLVIMGATGSGKSTMLQLLPRMFTVTEGAVWIDGKYIEEWPLDTLRNLIGYVPQQSMLFTGSIAENLSWGKPDATANEIEEAAKKAQIHSSIMHFSEGYETRVGQRGVNLSGGQKQRLSIARALIRKPSLLILDDSTSALDVKTESALWEALREEDTTMFIVTQKIQTAQIADAILLLSDGKIAGYGTHEELLETSSFYREIAESQQNGGVA